CGGCCTGCCGCTGCTCACCGCTGCCGCCGTCGGGCTGTGCGCGCGGAGCCGGCTGCCGTTGGTGGCGCGGATCGACTGACCTGACCGCACCGCCCTGGTCAGGTGTCTCCGAGTTACTTAAAGTCAGTCTTGACTGTTTGTTTCTCTCGCGCCATGCTGGCGCCGTGACCACGACCCGCGTGCCGCAGGAGGAGCGCACCCGCGCCATGCGGCAGCGGCTGATGGACGCGACGGTCGAGCTGCTGGTCGAGAAGGGCTTCGGCGGTACGACGACCACGCTGGTCTCCGAGCGCGCCGGCGTCAGCCGCGGCGCGCAGCTGCACCACTTCCCGACCAAGAACGACCTGGTCGTCGCCGCGGTCGGCCACCTGACCGCGATCCGCGGGTCCGACCTCGAGGCCGCAGCGGCGAAGCTGCCGAAGGGCCGGGGACGCACCGAGGCGGTCGTGCAGATGCTCGGCGACCACTTCGCCTCGCCCGTCTTCACCGCGGCGCTCGAGCTGTGGGTCGCCGCCCGCACCGACCCGGGCCTGCACGAGGAGGTCGCGCCGCTCGAGCAGCACGTCGGGCGCGAGACCCACCGGCTGACGGTCGAGCTGCTCGGCGTCGACGAGGCGCAGCCCGGCGCCCGCGAGCTGGTGCAGGCGACCCTCGACCTGGTCCGTGGCCTCGGCCTCGCCAACACGCTCGGCGACGACGCCCGTCGTCGCCGCCGGATCCTCACCGAGTGGGCGCGCACGCTGGACGCGGCCCTGAGCAAGGAGAGCTGATGACGGTTCTGGACGAGATCCTCGCCGATCTCTCGGCCGAGGGCGACGCGCTGCGCACGGTC
The genomic region above belongs to Nocardioides sp. QY071 and contains:
- a CDS encoding TetR/AcrR family transcriptional regulator — encoded protein: MTTTRVPQEERTRAMRQRLMDATVELLVEKGFGGTTTTLVSERAGVSRGAQLHHFPTKNDLVVAAVGHLTAIRGSDLEAAAAKLPKGRGRTEAVVQMLGDHFASPVFTAALELWVAARTDPGLHEEVAPLEQHVGRETHRLTVELLGVDEAQPGARELVQATLDLVRGLGLANTLGDDARRRRRILTEWARTLDAALSKES